A genomic stretch from Sulfurimonas sp. includes:
- a CDS encoding sensor histidine kinase, which produces MKKKNIVTIKQANIFTTIVIFIFTIIFAFLLIEENYLDYEKTLLKEMSLSKEKVNIEQSEKYKETQKKLKSILIKNTIAIATLAFILFAIVLGLYKILNHILQRDIQVFLDFFKETAHKEYMLDPDKIFFKDFKTMVGYANNMVDTISEQKKTLKDLNQNLEEKVKQKTLNLQVTNEKLRKEKEFSEKILDAQKKFLRYTVHETNTPLSVILTSIELYTMQHPKDKHLSKIEVAVKNIFSIYDDLSYLVKKDQVEYPKSMVDMGDYLDFRISFFNDVAQMSKVSFDYKKPQNSLHIYINKTKLQRIVDNTLTNAIKYTLAEQVIDVTLKQSGSNLEFSVASKSKAIKDIDKVFHAYYREEKDREGFGLGLQMVRNICDEEGIEIKVSSDENITVFTYIFKMIGD; this is translated from the coding sequence ATGAAGAAAAAAAATATTGTTACGATCAAGCAGGCAAATATTTTTACAACTATTGTTATTTTTATTTTTACTATCATCTTTGCATTTCTTTTAATAGAAGAGAACTATTTAGACTATGAAAAAACACTTTTGAAAGAGATGTCTTTATCAAAAGAAAAAGTAAATATAGAACAGAGTGAAAAATATAAAGAGACTCAAAAGAAACTAAAAAGTATACTTATTAAAAATACTATAGCAATCGCTACTTTAGCATTTATATTATTTGCAATAGTTTTAGGGCTTTACAAAATACTTAACCACATTCTACAAAGAGATATTCAAGTATTCTTGGACTTTTTTAAAGAAACTGCACACAAAGAGTATATGTTAGACCCAGACAAAATATTTTTTAAAGATTTTAAAACAATGGTTGGTTATGCAAACAATATGGTAGATACCATTAGTGAGCAGAAAAAGACACTCAAAGACCTAAACCAAAACTTGGAAGAGAAAGTAAAACAAAAGACTCTTAATCTCCAAGTAACAAATGAAAAACTTCGAAAAGAAAAAGAGTTCTCCGAAAAGATACTCGATGCACAAAAAAAGTTTTTGCGTTATACGGTTCATGAAACAAATACACCTCTTAGTGTAATACTAACCTCGATAGAATTGTATACAATGCAGCATCCAAAAGATAAACATCTATCAAAAATTGAAGTGGCCGTTAAAAATATCTTCAGTATATATGATGATCTCAGCTATCTTGTAAAAAAAGATCAGGTTGAATATCCAAAGTCTATGGTAGATATGGGAGATTATTTAGATTTTCGTATAAGTTTTTTCAACGATGTTGCCCAGATGTCTAAAGTGAGTTTTGATTATAAAAAACCACAAAACTCTCTTCATATATATATAAATAAAACTAAACTTCAAAGAATCGTAGATAACACATTAACAAATGCTATAAAATACACCTTAGCAGAACAAGTTATAGATGTGACATTAAAACAATCCGGATCAAATCTTGAATTCTCAGTTGCCAGTAAATCAAAAGCTATTAAAGATATAGATAAAGTATTTCATGCTTATTATAGAGAGGAAAAAGATAGAGAGGGATTTGGACTCGGACTTCAAATGGTAAGAAACATATGTGATGAAGAGGGTATAGAGATAAAAGTAAGTTCTGATGAAAATATAACAGTTTTCACATATATATTTAAAATGATTGGTGATTAA
- a CDS encoding peptidylprolyl isomerase: MFGRQLKKYDLSQEEINKFQYAKIDTEKGVIWIKLLPEEAPNTVANFAHLANTGFYNDLNFHRVIPGFMAQGGCPHGTGTGGPDWAIECETDKNVTKHSRGALSMAHAGPNTGGSQFFITFVPTPHLDGVHTVFGVIEEDDADSFAVLDSIQMQDGINSISVVESK, encoded by the coding sequence ATGTTTGGAAGACAACTTAAAAAATACGACTTATCTCAAGAAGAGATCAACAAGTTTCAATATGCAAAAATAGATACTGAAAAAGGTGTTATTTGGATTAAATTACTACCAGAAGAAGCTCCAAATACTGTAGCTAACTTTGCACACCTTGCAAATACAGGTTTTTACAATGACTTAAACTTTCACCGTGTAATCCCTGGATTTATGGCTCAGGGCGGATGTCCTCACGGTACTGGTACAGGCGGACCTGACTGGGCAATTGAGTGTGAAACTGATAAAAATGTAACTAAACACTCACGCGGTGCACTTTCAATGGCTCATGCCGGACCAAATACGGGTGGAAGTCAGTTTTTCATCACTTTTGTACCGACTCCTCATTTAGACGGTGTTCACACAGTTTTTGGTGTAATTGAAGAAGATGATGCAGATAGTTTTGCAGTTTTAGATTCAATCCAGATGCAAGACGGAATCAACTCAATCTCTGTAGTTGAGAGCAAATAA